A stretch of the Oncorhynchus clarkii lewisi isolate Uvic-CL-2024 chromosome 9, UVic_Ocla_1.0, whole genome shotgun sequence genome encodes the following:
- the LOC139417089 gene encoding schwannomin-interacting protein 1-like, with protein sequence MEGVKERERERGEEKESDEMEEEEKESKAEEEGDEEEEDEDAEGAALVWQEGSYGEDDLGLPIMHWEALSLRIAELEKQEEEKREKTKSSSVLERGKMLSMSRPGERDRGNSKESWEDGGEAEDCNSRVTALTARLSNQMNLQLCFINDSGSEEEEEDSGVTICTKNSKMVVKNGSSVQVSQQPQSPAATKSKSSGFKAALRALKNKLRTEQKRKSLVCGDPLLKNRKRDHSDLQASSLKELNTHRNSLSKAIQDLSTELVVHLQARDQLRTEQDAMLLEVQDMTSL encoded by the exons atggagggagtaaaggagagagagagggagcggggagaggagaaagagagcgacgagatggaggaagaggagaaagagagcaaggCTGAAGAGGAaggtgatgaagaggaggaggatgaagatgcaGAGGGAGCAGCGTTGGTGTGGCAGGAGGGCTCGTACGGAGAGGATGACCTGGGCCTACCCATAATGCACTGGGAGGCGCTGAGCCTGCGCATCGCCGAgctagagaaacaggaagaggaaaagagagagaagacaaag TCTTCCAGTGTCCTGGAACGAGGGAAGATGCTGTCCATGAGCCGGCcaggagagagagatcgagggaaCAGTAAAGAGAGCTGGGAGGACGGAGGAGAGGCGGAGGACTGCAATAGCCGCGTGACAGCCCTGACCGCTCG TCTTTCAAATCAGATGAACCTCCAGCTGTGCTTCATCAATGACAGCGGGAgcgaagaagaggaggaggattctGGGGTAACGATTTGCACAAAG AATTCCAAAATGGTGGTAAAGAATGGTTCCAGCGTGCAGGTGTCCCAGCAGCCCCAGTCCCCAGCTGCAACCAAAAGCAAATCATCAGGCTTCAAGGCTGCGCTGAGGGCACTAAAAAACAAgctgagaacagaacagaaacgGAAG AGTCTAGTGTGTGGTGATCCACTGTTGAAGAATAGAAAGCGAGACCATAGTGACCTGCAGGCCTCCAGTCTCAAAGAACTCAACACTCACAGAAACTCTCTCAGTAAGGCAATACAAG acctGAGCACTGAGCTGGTGGTTCACCTCCAGGCTCGAGACCAGCTGAGGACGGAACAGGACGCCATGCTGCTGGAGGTACAGGATATGACATCACTCTGA